From one Lolium rigidum isolate FL_2022 chromosome 4, APGP_CSIRO_Lrig_0.1, whole genome shotgun sequence genomic stretch:
- the LOC124648840 gene encoding uncharacterized protein LOC124648840, translating to MRSDPVFRERSSATTVNTASSNDEFPNDDFFRDVNNIFGNLNMGDNTDNVVASAATQAALYVAGQEHAMGGWLNLTAQFLNLWAIRIAVLSSFAAHLVLILLAGVRRRKASGGRTLLLWLAYQLANWAAVYSLGNLSFGSTSQEQQLVAFWAPFLLQHLGGPDNISAYSLEDNVLCGRQAISVAMQVGGATYVLYKHIYMGGGAGALLPASIIIFAVGVAKYVEKALALRGGNLANIRSSSKKKQHSRSALITTRRDELDDERALEVAHNMFPFCRRAMVDSSVDMNSSDLDASRKIFSFGWESMCKVVEMELSLMYDILYTKAGMVHTWGGYLIRSLSPLATAVAFFLFLFYSKDGQRRADVIITYALLVAAFLLDITWLFRALGSTWTRAFLQARRRSWIHRAVLSSGRWRQLRQVVVSMDLGRLLLPTAAHPPTQRSYRTWTGAVGQYNLLHEVTRDTTSLRGRAAKKIELEESRGVELSDDVKRLLFERVREILKSTYKDSKDRDASYSMNDITTYWGQDAARRRHKKLKRFRLGFGREFQEDILVWHIGTQVFLSSIDGTNAAKTTRAKTIKVLSEYLMFLVAVRRQMLPGLALRSLYEATLDVLQVIWRDEAGAGENSTTGENRLARILRSKTDADRGWGLKHGKTRLVTDGANIALTLLRADPSEMPELLELVFNVWVDKLLYAGTRCSRESHAKQLSRGGELTTIVWILAEHAGPFQIGLRSQDHEKLAAKKQEEPKKSDGVSLEPPKRRPPPPKGDKPKDSRDDRDTMTVYTTLYGVD from the exons ATGAGGAGCGATCCGGTTTTTAGGGAGCGCTCTAGCGCGACTACTGTCAACACGGCTTCGTCTAATGACGAATTCCCTAACGACGACTTCTTCCGAGACGTCAACAAcatcttcggcaacctcaacatgggagaCAACACCGACAATGTTGTTGCTTCTGCCGCTACTCAAGCTGCACTATAT GTAGCTG GTCAGGAGCATGCAATGGGAGGATGGCTGAACCTGACGGCGCAGTTCCTGAATTTATGGGCGATCCGGATAGCAGTCCTTTCGAGCTTCGCCGCTCATCTTGTCCTGATCCTTCTCGCCGGGGTCCGTCGGCGTAAAGCTTCCGGTGGGCGGACGCTCCTGCTATGGCTGGCGTACCAGCTGGCCAACTGGGCCGCAGTGTACTCACTCGGCAACCTGTCCTTCGGCAGCACGTCGCAGGAGCAGCAGCTTGTCGCTTTCTGGGCGCCGTTCCTCCTGCAGCATCTCGGCGGCCCCGACAACATCAGCGCCTACTCCCTGGAGGACAACGTGCTCTGCGGGCGCCAAGCGATCAGTGTGGCCATGCAGGTCGGGGGAGCAACCTATGTTCTATACAAGCACATATACATGGGCGGCGGTGCCGGAGCTCTGCTCCCTGCGTCCATCATTATCTTCGCTGTCGGTGTTGCCAAGTACGTTGAGAAGGCCTTGGCGCTACGGGGAGGCAACTTGGCCAACATCCGGAGCTCAAGTAAGAAGAAGCAACATAGCAGATCGGCCTTGATCACGACCCGAAGGGATGAGCTGGACGATGAGCGAGCCCTGGAGGTTGCTCACAACATGTTCCCGTTCTGTCGGCGTGCCATGGTCGATTCTTCTGTCGACATGAATTCATCTGACCTTGATgcaagcaggaaaatattttctttCGGGTGGGAGAGTATGTGCAAGGTGGTGGAGATGGAGCTCTCCCTCATGTACGACATCCTCTACACCAAGGCAGGCATGGTCCACACCTGGGGCGGCTACTTGATCCGTTCCCTGTCGCCGCTCGCCACCGCCGTCGCATTCTTCCTGTTCCTGTTCTACAGCAAAGACGGCCAGAGGAGAGCAGATGTGATTATCACCTACGCCTTGCTGGTAGCCGCCTTCCTCCTGGATATTACATGGCTTTTCAGGGCACTAGGGTCAACATGGACGCGTGCTTTCCTGCAGGCCAGGCGACGGTCCTGGATTCACCGTGCCGTTTTGAGCAGCGGGAGATGGCGCCAGCTCCGTCAAGTCGTCGTGTCTATGGATCTGGGCCGACTTCTCCTTCCCACGGCTGCGCATCCTCCGACTCAAAGAAGCTACAGAACCTGGACGGGCGCCGTCGGGCAGTACAACTTGCTGCACGAGGTCACCCGTGATACGACGAGCCTACGCGGCAGAGCAGCCAAGAAGATCGAACTGGAAGAGTCTAGAGGCGTTGAGCTTTCGGATGATGTCAAGAGGCTGCTGTTCGAGCGTGTACGGGAAATACTCAAGTCGACATACAAGGATAGCAAGGATCGGGATGCATCATACTCCATGAACGACATCACGACATACTGGGGTCAGGATGCAGCAAGGAGGAGGCACAAGAAGCTAAAAAGATTCCGTCTAGGCTTCGGCCGTGAATTCCAGGAGGACATCCTCGTCTGGCACATCGGCACCCAGGTTTTCCTCTCAAGCATCGACGGCACAAATGCAGCCAAGACCACCCGTGCCAAGACCATCAAGGTGCTGTCGGAGTACCTCATGTTCCTCGTCGCCGTGCGCCGGCAGATGCTGCCGGGCCTTGCGCTCCGCAGCCTGTACGAAGCAACCCTCGATGTCTTGCAGGTCATATGGCGAGACGAGGCCGGCGCCGGTGAGAATTCTACCACCGGAGAGAATAGGCTTGCAAGGATCCTGCGTAGCAAGACGGATGCAGACCGCGGCTGGGGTCTTAAGCACGGCAAAACTCGTCTTGTCACCGACGGAGCAAATATTGCCTTGACGCTCCTCAGAGCCGATCCGTCGGAGATGCCAGAACTGCTGGAGCTCGTCTTTAACGTGTGGGTGGACAAGCTGCTCTATGCGGGCACCCGATGCAGCCGGGAGTCCCATGCGAAGCAACTCAGCCGTGGGGGCGAGCTCACTACCATCGTATGGATCTTGGCAGAACATGCTGGGCCGTTTCAGATCGGCCTACGAAGTCAAGACCATGAGAAATTAGCTGCCAAAAAACAAGAGGAGCCTAAGAAGAGCGATGGAGTGTCCCTGGAACCACCAAAGCGTCGTCCCCCGCCGCCCAAAGGTGACAAACCTAAAGACAGCCGCGACGACCGCGACACGATGACAGTGTACACTACGTTGTATGGAGTGGACTGA